Proteins co-encoded in one Vibrio sp. SNU_ST1 genomic window:
- a CDS encoding HAD family phosphatase: MSSNQIKNVVFDVGNVIVRWSPLEITRLIFGELDDLETQARSIFQSTIWLDLNKGFLTENEAKFRYQQELDLSSLECDRLFYYVKQTQILLYGSVDLIKQVKRAGYAVYALTDNVVEIVEYLKATYEFWPLFDGATVSAESGMLKPQPEIYHALLSQHDLEASETVFIDDMPYNVEGAKAVGITGIQFSDVFQCERELLALGIDLNR, from the coding sequence ATGAGTTCTAATCAAATAAAAAATGTGGTGTTTGACGTCGGCAATGTGATTGTACGTTGGTCTCCGCTAGAAATTACTCGCCTGATTTTCGGGGAACTTGATGATCTGGAAACCCAAGCGCGTTCAATTTTCCAAAGTACGATTTGGTTGGATTTGAACAAAGGGTTCTTAACTGAAAATGAAGCCAAATTTCGCTACCAACAAGAGCTAGATTTATCTTCATTAGAGTGCGATCGCCTGTTCTACTACGTTAAGCAAACGCAGATCTTGCTGTACGGTTCTGTTGACCTCATCAAGCAAGTAAAACGAGCAGGTTATGCCGTGTATGCGTTAACCGATAACGTGGTTGAGATTGTTGAGTACCTAAAAGCCACCTACGAGTTTTGGCCACTGTTTGATGGAGCAACGGTATCGGCAGAGTCGGGTATGCTCAAGCCTCAACCTGAAATTTATCATGCTCTACTGTCTCAACATGATCTTGAGGCCTCAGAAACGGTGTTCATTGATGATATGCCTTACAACGTCGAAGGGGCGAAAGCTGTAGGTATTACCGGTATCCAGTTTAGTGATGTGTTTCAGTGTGAAAGAGAATTGCTTGCACTGGGCATTGATTTGAATCGTTAA
- a CDS encoding Qnr family pentapeptide repeat protein, with translation MDTNNSTYHQHSFAQQDLSELTFTACTFIRCDFRRSNLRDATFINCKFIEQGDIEGCHFDIADLRDASFQNCQLAMANFSNANCYGIELRECDLKGANFTRANFANQVSNRMYFCSAYITGCNLSYANLEQACLEKCELFENRWIGAYLGGASLKESDLSRGVFSEDVWGQFSMQGANLCHAELEGLDPRKVDTTGIKIVAWQQEQLLETMGIVVMPD, from the coding sequence ATGGACACCAATAACAGCACTTATCATCAGCACAGTTTTGCTCAGCAAGATCTATCAGAGCTTACATTTACAGCCTGTACGTTTATCCGCTGTGATTTCAGACGTTCGAACTTGCGTGATGCAACGTTTATTAACTGTAAGTTTATTGAACAAGGCGATATTGAGGGATGCCACTTTGATATTGCCGATTTACGAGACGCAAGTTTCCAGAATTGCCAGTTGGCGATGGCGAACTTTAGTAATGCGAATTGCTATGGGATTGAGCTGCGTGAATGCGACTTAAAAGGAGCGAATTTTACTCGTGCTAACTTTGCCAATCAAGTAAGCAATAGGATGTACTTTTGCTCTGCGTATATTACAGGCTGTAACCTGTCATACGCGAACTTGGAGCAGGCCTGCTTGGAAAAGTGTGAGTTGTTTGAAAACCGCTGGATAGGGGCTTACCTCGGCGGTGCGTCACTGAAAGAGTCTGATCTCAGCCGAGGCGTGTTCTCGGAAGACGTATGGGGGCAATTCAGTATGCAGGGGGCTAACTTGTGTCATGCGGAATTAGAAGGGTTAGACCCTCGCAAAGTGGATACGACAGGGATTAAGATTGTCGCTTGGCAACAAGAACAGCTGCTTGAAACCATGGGTATTGTTGTGATGCCTGATTGA
- a CDS encoding ectoine synthase, with protein MIVRTLDECRNSERRIVSDNWESTRMLLKDDNMGFSFHITTIYEATETHIHYQNHLESVYCMSGEGEIEVVGGETYPIKPGTLYILDKHDEHYLRAYKNKEMVMACVFNPPITGAEVHDENGVYPLVD; from the coding sequence ATGATTGTTAGAACACTTGATGAATGTCGCAATAGCGAAAGACGTATTGTTTCGGATAATTGGGAAAGTACTCGCATGTTGTTGAAAGATGACAACATGGGTTTTTCATTTCATATCACGACAATTTATGAAGCGACGGAAACACATATTCATTACCAAAACCATTTAGAATCAGTATATTGCATGAGTGGTGAAGGCGAAATTGAAGTGGTTGGGGGTGAGACTTATCCCATTAAACCTGGGACGCTTTATATCCTTGATAAGCACGATGAACACTATTTACGTGCGTATAAAAACAAAGAAATGGTTATGGCGTGTGTATTCAATCCGCCAATTACTGGCGCTGAAGTTCACGATGAAAACGGCGTTTATCCTCTGGTTGATTAA
- a CDS encoding multidrug effflux MFS transporter, which yields MKTKPSLWQMMVLLMFPQVAETIYSPALASISQSFAVTNAQAAQTLSVYFSALAIGVVVWGILADKWGRRPIMLLGLTIFACSAITAMQTESFTVLMLARATSAFGIAVGSVVTQTMLRDVFSGDELAKVFSFMGIGLSISPVVGMLLGGQLVHVGGHQAVFSALFALVMLVLIYNVKMLPETQQSKQPMHLKALGFKMLKDRQIWTSAMLVALYNIALFSYYQLGAFTFSELGLSAEMFGYSGVVLGAGTFLGSYLNKILLDKGFSQNTLLSVACGLLMFGSLGVLAMQHHIGFLLPMMLVVMAFGIAIPNVLSRALVKYRSQAGSAGAVLGLLYYLMIGSGLAVVGMVQNLGVSLVCCALIVAAITFTSKVRARC from the coding sequence ATGAAAACAAAACCTTCGCTATGGCAGATGATGGTGCTACTGATGTTTCCGCAAGTTGCAGAGACCATTTATAGCCCGGCTTTAGCTTCTATTTCGCAGTCTTTTGCTGTGACCAACGCTCAAGCCGCCCAAACCCTCTCGGTTTACTTTTCGGCGTTAGCGATTGGTGTGGTGGTATGGGGAATCTTGGCGGATAAGTGGGGTAGACGACCAATCATGCTGCTCGGGTTAACTATCTTTGCTTGTTCAGCAATAACGGCAATGCAAACCGAAAGCTTTACTGTTTTGATGTTGGCGAGAGCTACGAGTGCATTTGGTATCGCCGTTGGTTCTGTGGTGACACAAACCATGCTCCGTGATGTGTTTAGTGGTGATGAGCTTGCTAAGGTTTTTAGTTTTATGGGAATTGGACTATCGATCAGCCCTGTTGTCGGGATGCTCTTAGGTGGTCAGCTCGTTCATGTGGGCGGTCACCAAGCAGTATTCTCTGCGTTGTTTGCATTGGTCATGTTAGTGCTAATTTACAATGTAAAGATGCTTCCAGAAACTCAGCAGTCAAAACAGCCAATGCACCTTAAAGCGCTGGGTTTTAAGATGTTAAAAGATCGCCAAATTTGGACCTCTGCCATGCTGGTGGCGCTGTACAACATCGCGCTGTTTTCTTATTATCAATTAGGCGCTTTTACTTTTTCAGAACTTGGGCTCAGTGCAGAGATGTTTGGGTATAGCGGCGTTGTTTTGGGAGCAGGTACATTCCTAGGTAGCTACCTGAACAAGATACTATTAGACAAAGGTTTTTCTCAAAATACATTACTCAGCGTTGCCTGCGGTTTGTTGATGTTTGGCTCTTTGGGCGTGTTAGCGATGCAGCATCATATTGGGTTCTTGTTGCCAATGATGTTGGTGGTGATGGCGTTTGGTATCGCAATTCCTAACGTTTTAAGTCGTGCTTTGGTTAAGTACCGTTCACAAGCAGGCAGCGCTGGCGCGGTGTTAGGTTTGCTTTATTATTTGATGATTGGCTCTGGACTGGCCGTTGTTGGTATGGTGCAAAACTTAGGCGTGAGTTTGGTGTGTTGCGCGCTAATTGTGGCCGCTATTACTTTCACATCCAAGGTTAGAGCTCGCTGTTAG
- the ectA gene encoding diaminobutyrate acetyltransferase — MITSAPWILYPEVVEKMIEKWNFREPEVSDGNNIYQLISECPPLDTNSSYCNFLQSTHFSKTCILVEHEGDLAGFISSYQKPSEPNVLFIWQVAVAPKFRGNALAYKMLNTLLKREGLKSIEAIETTITKSNQASWALFKKLDEKNGNTGKVTTFLDENLHFNGQHDTEYLYRILLK, encoded by the coding sequence ATGATTACGTCAGCGCCTTGGATCTTGTATCCAGAGGTTGTAGAAAAAATGATTGAAAAATGGAATTTTCGTGAGCCAGAAGTTTCGGATGGCAACAATATTTATCAATTAATTTCAGAGTGCCCTCCATTAGATACTAACTCTTCATATTGCAATTTCTTGCAGTCTACTCACTTTAGTAAAACTTGTATTTTAGTGGAGCATGAAGGTGACCTTGCTGGCTTTATTTCTAGTTATCAAAAACCCAGTGAGCCCAATGTTCTCTTTATTTGGCAAGTGGCGGTGGCGCCTAAGTTTAGAGGCAATGCTTTAGCCTACAAGATGCTAAACACCTTACTTAAACGAGAGGGTTTAAAGAGCATTGAAGCGATAGAAACGACTATCACTAAATCAAACCAAGCGTCTTGGGCATTGTTCAAAAAGCTGGACGAAAAAAACGGTAACACCGGGAAAGTGACTACTTTCTTAGATGAAAATCTTCACTTTAACGGGCAGCACGATACCGAATACCTCTATCGAATCCTCCTTAAATAA
- the ectB gene encoding diaminobutyrate--2-oxoglutarate transaminase, translating into MDIFKKQESNVRSYSNSFPVTFSKSKGCWLETKQGDRYIDFLAGAGSLNYGHNNPILKQALLDYIEMDGITHGLDMHSEAKAEFLEALTRLILEPRDLNYKVQFTGPTGTNAVEAAIKLAKKVKGRSSIVAFTNGFHGCTAGALAATGNQHHRQGAGSNLNNVTRLPFEGYAGIDGLKLFETMLADNSAGMDKPAAVLLETVQGEGGLNVASNEWLQRLSKICKAHDILLIVDDIQAGCGRTGTFFSFEPSGIKPDIVTLSKSISGYGLPMAVVLLKPELDKWQPGEHNGTFRGNNHAFVTATKAIEMYWSNNDFENHIQRSSSMVDDVIQRNIKRFPELFVQRKGRGMMIGIECKDGNTADEIAKTCFENGMVIETAGPNDEIVKFFCPLTISESELMQGLTIFEDSVEIVATKYFKKVS; encoded by the coding sequence ATGGATATTTTTAAAAAGCAGGAATCTAACGTACGTTCATACTCGAATAGTTTTCCAGTTACTTTTAGTAAATCAAAAGGCTGCTGGCTTGAAACAAAACAAGGTGATCGTTACATTGATTTTCTTGCTGGAGCAGGATCTCTCAATTACGGTCACAACAATCCAATACTTAAGCAAGCCTTGCTTGATTACATTGAAATGGATGGGATTACGCACGGTTTAGATATGCATTCAGAAGCCAAAGCTGAATTCTTAGAAGCGCTTACTCGCTTAATTCTAGAACCAAGAGATCTCAATTATAAAGTTCAATTTACAGGCCCAACAGGAACTAATGCCGTTGAAGCCGCGATTAAATTGGCTAAAAAAGTGAAAGGCCGAAGCAGCATTGTAGCGTTTACCAATGGTTTTCATGGTTGTACTGCAGGTGCACTGGCTGCTACGGGTAACCAACATCATAGACAAGGCGCGGGTTCAAACCTTAACAACGTTACGCGCTTGCCATTTGAGGGTTATGCTGGCATTGATGGATTAAAATTGTTCGAAACGATGTTAGCTGATAATTCTGCCGGTATGGATAAGCCAGCAGCCGTCTTATTGGAAACGGTTCAAGGTGAAGGCGGATTGAATGTCGCTTCAAATGAGTGGCTACAGCGCTTAAGTAAAATTTGTAAAGCCCACGATATCTTACTTATTGTCGATGATATCCAAGCGGGTTGCGGTCGAACGGGTACGTTCTTTAGCTTTGAACCTTCAGGTATCAAGCCAGATATAGTCACGCTGTCTAAGTCGATAAGTGGTTATGGCTTACCGATGGCCGTCGTTTTATTAAAGCCTGAATTAGACAAATGGCAGCCGGGAGAGCACAACGGCACCTTCCGTGGTAATAACCATGCGTTCGTTACCGCTACGAAAGCGATAGAAATGTATTGGTCAAATAATGATTTTGAAAATCATATTCAACGTAGCTCAAGCATGGTCGATGATGTCATTCAACGCAATATCAAGCGTTTCCCAGAGCTATTCGTTCAACGTAAGGGACGTGGAATGATGATTGGCATTGAATGTAAAGATGGAAACACGGCTGACGAAATTGCCAAAACGTGTTTTGAAAACGGTATGGTCATTGAAACAGCTGGCCCTAACGATGAAATAGTGAAGTTCTTTTGCCCACTGACTATATCTGAATCGGAACTGATGCAAGGTTTAACCATCTTCGAAGATTCAGTAGAAATTGTAGCAACTAAGTATTTCAAGAAAGTATCGTAA
- the add gene encoding adenosine deaminase: MDFLALPKIDLHCHLDGSVRPDTIIGLAKQYNIELPEDRDAVVQSLTVPEDCKNLDEYLACFSLPLQVMQTEEAIERISFELYEDAALENVKYLEVRFAPILHVNKGLSLDTIIASAVKGMKRAEEKYDIKGNYIMSVLRMFPKDSIKDVIDAGQPYLGKGVVAFDIAGGEKPGFCAEFPEYTQYALEKGYRITVHAGEQWHGQNVYDAVTMLDAERIGHGVHIQGNEDAYNIVKEKQVALETCPTSNVQTKCIHKFSDHPIAEFKKDGIVVTINTDNRTVSNTTMTNEVKRVCETFGLTQEDYAEIYKYSVESAFASDEVKQHLMGFVEQI, from the coding sequence ATGGATTTTCTAGCACTACCAAAGATTGATTTACACTGCCACCTAGACGGAAGTGTTCGCCCAGATACGATTATTGGCTTAGCAAAACAGTACAATATCGAACTACCTGAAGATCGCGACGCGGTTGTTCAATCTCTAACGGTGCCAGAAGATTGTAAAAACCTAGATGAGTACTTGGCTTGTTTCAGCCTGCCACTACAAGTGATGCAGACAGAAGAAGCGATTGAGCGTATCTCTTTCGAGCTTTACGAAGACGCTGCATTAGAGAACGTTAAGTACCTAGAAGTTCGTTTTGCACCGATTCTTCACGTAAATAAAGGTCTGTCTCTTGATACGATCATTGCAAGTGCAGTAAAAGGCATGAAGCGCGCTGAAGAGAAATACGACATCAAAGGCAACTACATCATGTCTGTGCTTCGTATGTTCCCTAAAGATTCTATCAAAGACGTAATCGATGCAGGCCAACCTTACCTAGGTAAAGGCGTGGTTGCGTTTGATATCGCAGGCGGTGAAAAACCAGGCTTCTGTGCTGAATTCCCTGAGTACACGCAATACGCTCTTGAAAAAGGCTACCGCATTACCGTGCACGCTGGCGAGCAATGGCACGGTCAAAACGTTTACGATGCAGTGACAATGCTTGACGCTGAACGTATCGGCCACGGTGTTCACATCCAAGGTAACGAGGACGCGTACAACATCGTTAAAGAGAAGCAAGTTGCGCTTGAAACTTGCCCAACAAGTAACGTGCAAACTAAGTGTATTCACAAATTTAGCGACCACCCAATTGCTGAATTCAAGAAAGACGGCATCGTTGTGACGATCAACACAGACAACCGTACTGTGTCGAACACAACCATGACCAACGAAGTGAAGCGTGTGTGTGAAACATTCGGCCTAACACAAGAAGACTACGCAGAGATCTACAAATACTCTGTAGAAAGCGCTTTTGCGTCAGACGAAGTGAAGCAGCACCTAATGGGTTTCGTTGAGCAAATCTAA
- a CDS encoding LysR substrate-binding domain-containing protein, giving the protein MVDVKSLLKCDMNLLLCLHVLIEERSVSKTAERLFLSQSAVSKQLTKLRALFDDPLFERESKGLFPTPKALALAPKIHQILLQIEKLTVPEVFDPKDSERTFTIDLVETAYTAIYPHFMPTALADAPHITINSSTWSSDSFKRLLKREVDFGIGIFELDERASTHVQCIPDELDYVELCLDYSVCLMRNDHPALQEEWNLDTFLKYRHIQLVTGGAGDWLLMEVLNSKQLEINKAANVSDITSAIKLCKQSDLLMCYPYNSVRDYIDSGELVMKPVPVDLVPGGLFLLWHKYFDSEPSHKWLRDLIVNKTQDTPDVSHN; this is encoded by the coding sequence ATGGTAGATGTTAAAAGCTTACTTAAATGCGATATGAATTTGCTGCTTTGCCTACACGTTCTGATTGAAGAACGAAGCGTGAGCAAAACCGCAGAGCGACTCTTTTTGAGCCAGTCTGCGGTAAGTAAACAGCTCACTAAACTCAGAGCTTTGTTTGATGATCCGTTGTTTGAGCGTGAATCAAAGGGTCTATTCCCAACACCCAAAGCACTTGCGTTAGCGCCTAAGATCCACCAAATTCTACTGCAGATCGAAAAGCTGACTGTTCCCGAAGTCTTCGACCCTAAAGACAGTGAGCGTACCTTTACTATAGACCTTGTCGAAACCGCGTACACGGCGATTTACCCGCATTTTATGCCTACGGCACTTGCAGATGCGCCTCACATCACTATCAACAGTTCAACGTGGAGCAGCGATAGCTTCAAGCGCTTACTGAAACGTGAAGTGGATTTTGGTATCGGTATCTTTGAGCTGGATGAGCGCGCTTCTACCCACGTCCAGTGTATTCCTGACGAGCTGGATTATGTGGAACTGTGCTTGGACTACTCGGTGTGTTTGATGCGAAATGACCACCCAGCTTTGCAAGAAGAGTGGAACCTCGACACCTTCTTGAAGTATCGACACATACAGTTGGTGACGGGCGGAGCAGGTGATTGGCTTCTAATGGAAGTGCTAAATTCCAAGCAATTGGAAATTAACAAAGCCGCTAACGTGTCTGACATCACCAGTGCCATTAAACTGTGTAAGCAGAGTGATCTGTTGATGTGTTACCCATACAACTCGGTACGCGATTACATTGATAGCGGAGAGTTGGTGATGAAGCCTGTCCCGGTTGATTTGGTGCCAGGAGGCTTGTTCCTGTTGTGGCATAAATACTTCGATTCAGAGCCGAGCCATAAGTGGCTCCGAGATTTGATAGTCAATAAGACCCAAGACACTCCTGATGTCAGTCACAACTAA
- a CDS encoding sugar O-acetyltransferase yields the protein MSNTNDKTELEKMLSGQVYDGADQEIDTMRSNARKALMALNNHQNSDQQHALQEQLLGKVGSNSLIQSPFHCEFGKTIEVGNDTFINMNVVMLDGANIRIGNNVLIGPSAQFYTPSHSLNYLSRRKWETFCLPITIEDDVWVGGNSVINQGVTIGARSVIAANSVVNSDVPPDCLYGGTPAKLIRHLNTEQ from the coding sequence ATGAGTAATACAAACGATAAAACTGAACTAGAAAAGATGCTATCTGGACAAGTGTATGATGGTGCTGACCAAGAAATTGATACCATGCGTTCCAATGCCAGAAAGGCACTAATGGCCTTAAACAACCATCAAAATTCAGACCAACAACACGCACTTCAAGAACAACTACTCGGTAAAGTCGGCAGTAACAGCTTAATCCAGTCCCCTTTTCATTGTGAGTTTGGCAAAACCATTGAGGTTGGCAACGATACCTTCATCAACATGAATGTGGTGATGCTCGATGGCGCGAACATCAGAATCGGCAACAATGTTTTGATAGGACCAAGCGCTCAATTCTATACTCCTTCACACTCGCTTAACTATCTTAGCCGCCGTAAATGGGAAACCTTCTGTTTACCAATAACAATCGAAGATGATGTGTGGGTTGGCGGTAACTCAGTGATCAACCAAGGCGTGACGATTGGGGCTCGCTCAGTTATCGCAGCCAACTCAGTGGTCAACAGTGATGTACCACCAGACTGCTTATACGGTGGTACACCAGCCAAGTTGATTCGACATCTGAATACTGAACAATAA
- a CDS encoding PAS domain-containing methyl-accepting chemotaxis protein, with protein MVKNQTATQKEVTYPASYNLLSVTKPSSHITYASRDFCDVAGYTLEELKTQPHNIVRHPDMPSEAFKDMWAHLKEGKSWMGIVKNQCKNGDHYWVDAFASPIIEGGETIEYQSVRLAPNRQHVKNAEKIYAQIKAGNTPRQLKGLRSRLWQRAAATILPLAAISAAIDLFVLAGSGVWLLSLSSIASIYALTRRLEAVSEEARKVFNNPLMELVYNQRVDDISEIQLALKMRQSELNAVVGRIQDSNSQISQAAQSSSENCDTTATNLEGQTLETEQVAAAINQMHSTANEIAHNAQSASEVTDQANIAATEGMDSVKQTVDSIHALSTQLSEASDVITQLEEHGKTIGLALTVIQSIAEQTNLLALNAAIEAARAGEQGRGFAVVADEVRTLAQRSQGSTQEIQNVISLIQDSTQRAVQMMSEGNQLSEICVSSADISGEKLKTLINQVSDISDRNTQIAAAVEEMACVTEDMNSSVQSISEVTATTTILASDTRDECERLVSNLSSQGKLVSQFRCLK; from the coding sequence ATGGTAAAGAATCAAACTGCCACACAGAAAGAAGTTACTTACCCAGCCAGCTACAACCTACTGTCAGTAACCAAACCAAGCAGTCATATAACTTACGCAAGTCGAGATTTTTGTGACGTTGCGGGCTATACCTTAGAAGAACTCAAAACACAGCCACACAATATTGTGCGTCATCCAGATATGCCATCGGAAGCTTTTAAAGACATGTGGGCTCACCTGAAAGAGGGTAAGTCTTGGATGGGTATCGTCAAAAATCAATGCAAAAATGGTGACCATTACTGGGTGGATGCATTTGCGTCACCTATTATTGAAGGCGGGGAGACCATTGAGTATCAATCAGTTCGCTTGGCACCGAATCGTCAGCATGTCAAAAATGCCGAAAAGATTTACGCTCAGATAAAAGCCGGTAACACCCCTCGTCAACTTAAGGGCCTGCGAAGCCGCCTCTGGCAGCGTGCTGCGGCTACAATTCTACCGCTTGCCGCTATTTCAGCAGCTATCGATCTATTTGTACTAGCAGGATCTGGTGTATGGCTACTGTCACTTAGTTCTATTGCCAGTATTTATGCCCTAACTCGTCGCTTAGAAGCAGTATCTGAAGAAGCTCGTAAGGTCTTTAATAACCCCTTAATGGAGCTGGTTTATAACCAACGTGTAGATGATATTTCAGAAATACAGTTGGCGCTAAAAATGCGCCAATCTGAACTCAACGCCGTTGTGGGTCGCATCCAAGATTCTAACAGTCAAATTAGCCAAGCTGCGCAATCGTCTTCTGAGAACTGCGATACCACAGCAACTAACCTTGAAGGGCAAACCTTAGAAACAGAGCAAGTGGCAGCTGCAATTAACCAAATGCACTCGACTGCAAATGAAATTGCGCATAATGCACAAAGTGCTTCTGAAGTAACAGATCAAGCAAACATAGCCGCCACAGAAGGAATGGACTCCGTAAAACAAACCGTTGATTCAATCCATGCTTTATCGACTCAATTAAGCGAAGCTTCAGATGTCATTACACAGCTAGAAGAGCATGGTAAAACCATTGGTCTCGCTTTAACCGTGATCCAAAGCATTGCAGAACAAACCAATTTGTTAGCACTCAACGCAGCCATTGAAGCGGCACGTGCAGGTGAGCAAGGACGAGGTTTCGCGGTTGTTGCGGATGAAGTTCGTACGCTAGCGCAACGAAGCCAAGGTTCAACACAAGAGATCCAAAACGTTATCTCACTCATCCAAGACAGCACTCAAAGAGCCGTACAAATGATGAGCGAAGGCAATCAACTGTCTGAAATTTGTGTCAGCAGTGCTGATATTTCTGGCGAAAAGCTGAAAACACTTATTAACCAAGTCAGTGATATTTCAGACAGAAATACTCAAATAGCAGCGGCTGTAGAGGAAATGGCTTGTGTGACAGAAGACATGAACTCAAGTGTACAATCAATTAGTGAGGTCACTGCTACAACAACCATCTTGGCCTCAGATACCCGCGATGAGTGTGAAAGGTTAGTCAGTAACTTAAGCTCACAAGGAAAATTAGTGTCACAGTTCCGATGCCTCAAATAA
- a CDS encoding DUF5062 family protein, producing MSKTAKIINEDKLLKKALEVGSKMAKLQGFDLPHSSQPIKVKAVYLFLVGVNQITPLPESKLDGANIKKRLALWIHKALPDNDPLK from the coding sequence ATGTCGAAAACCGCGAAGATCATTAATGAAGATAAATTGCTTAAGAAAGCTCTGGAAGTCGGCTCTAAAATGGCAAAGTTACAAGGCTTTGATTTGCCACACTCATCTCAACCTATAAAAGTTAAGGCTGTGTACTTGTTTCTTGTTGGAGTTAATCAGATCACGCCTTTACCTGAAAGTAAGCTTGATGGCGCGAATATTAAGAAGCGTTTAGCACTATGGATCCACAAGGCTCTGCCTGATAATGATCCCCTGAAGTAA
- a CDS encoding helix-turn-helix domain-containing protein, whose amino-acid sequence MAFINETTVFDVDSIVDANGIKANVVGIAADLGQHDSGIHQHNKGQLLYAPYGCITLTLDNALCILPPTKAVWIPPHVPHRAQMTNVVSYRSLYFDTTLFECPPEITTVKVDDLLKALINKMALWDWDITMNKTTTTCTLFWEEFNQAKQQSLVLPLPTDRRLKRFSEQVGREDFLVPPLNELAQSVGASTKTITRLFRAETGMTYQDWRQQWRLIKSIERLAQHLPVSDVAHRLEFSSDSAFIAFFKQQTGQTPLAFTKLRT is encoded by the coding sequence ATGGCATTCATCAATGAAACAACCGTATTTGACGTAGATTCAATCGTTGATGCAAATGGCATCAAAGCAAACGTCGTGGGGATTGCTGCAGATCTCGGACAGCATGATTCTGGAATCCATCAGCATAATAAAGGGCAACTTCTTTACGCGCCATACGGCTGTATTACGCTCACGCTTGACAATGCACTGTGTATTTTACCGCCGACCAAAGCCGTGTGGATCCCGCCACACGTGCCGCACCGAGCGCAGATGACCAATGTGGTCTCTTATCGTTCTTTATATTTTGATACCACTCTGTTCGAGTGCCCGCCAGAAATCACAACAGTCAAAGTCGATGATTTATTGAAAGCACTGATCAACAAAATGGCGCTGTGGGATTGGGATATCACCATGAATAAAACAACCACAACTTGTACGTTGTTCTGGGAAGAATTCAATCAAGCGAAGCAGCAATCTTTGGTATTGCCACTGCCGACAGATCGCCGATTAAAACGTTTTAGCGAGCAAGTTGGAAGAGAAGATTTCTTGGTTCCACCACTCAATGAACTCGCTCAATCGGTTGGGGCGAGCACTAAAACTATCACGCGATTATTTAGGGCTGAAACAGGAATGACTTATCAAGACTGGCGTCAGCAATGGCGACTCATTAAGTCGATTGAGCGACTCGCTCAACACTTACCTGTCAGTGATGTTGCCCATCGTCTTGAATTCTCTTCAGATAGCGCCTTTATTGCCTTTTTTAAGCAACAAACAGGGCAAACACCGTTGGCTTTCACTAAGTTAAGAACTTAA